From a region of the Helianthus annuus cultivar XRQ/B chromosome 5, HanXRQr2.0-SUNRISE, whole genome shotgun sequence genome:
- the LOC110942724 gene encoding U-box domain-containing protein 9 has translation PLCQTKSQTEIHPDLQEDLITTLLNLSINDSNKKLVAETPMVIPLLLDALRFGTIETRTNAAATLFTLSALDSNKSLIGKSGGLKPLIDLLEEGRPLAMKDVASAIFNLCIQHENKARAVRDGAVRVLLNKIKNRVHVGELLPILSMLSSNQKAVEEMGDLGVVSCLLTLIKETNCARNKKTRLKKRMEKNMVVEVVAGGDAVRVLLGHV, from the coding sequence CCATTGTGTCAAACCAAGTCCCAAACGGAAATCCACCCTGATCTTCAAGAAGATCTAATCACAACCCTTTTGAACTTGTCGATTAATGATAGTAATAAAAAGCTTGTTGCAGAGACGCCAATGGTTATCCCTCTGTTACTAGATGCATTAAGATTTGGGACAATTGAAACTAGAACAAATGCCGCTGCAACCCTTTTCACTTTATCAGCTCTTGATTCTAATAAATCCCTAATTGGGAAATCCGGTGGTTTGAAACCGTTGATTGATCTTTTGGAAGAGGGACGTCCATTGGCAATGAAAGATGTTGCTTCCGCTATCTTTAACCTGTGTATTCAACACGAAAATAAAGCTAGAGCTGTGAGGGATGGTGCTGTAAGAGTGCTTTTGAATAAAATTAAGAATAGAGTTCATGTCGGCGAGTTACTGCCGATTCTTTCCATGCTTTCCAGCAACCAGAAAGCTGTTGAGGAAATGGGAGATCTTGGGGTTGTTTCTTGTTTGCTGACtttaataaaagaaacaaattgTGCCCGAAATAAGAAGACTAGACTGAAAAAGAGGATGGAGAAGAATATGGTGGTGGAGGTAGTTGCAGGAGGTGATGCTGTTAGAGTCCTCTTagggcatgtgtag
- the LOC110940040 gene encoding glutathione S-transferase T3-like — MGWGRLKRLGRLKRSAPHYTNPMLFRRRNPRYRIRNRRRKKEKERQNGHIKRKLKPTPERKKNVQTWEPEEEYALTRAFIDVSEDPVIANNQSKTVFWNRIRELFFELMGRGEYRLPDSISGKWTDINKRCTNFQTVYQRLYSGWKSGSSDEDITQEALVEYTEANGHFPYMKCWQILRHSPKWAVVTTPSGRSGNTRPSKRSKTNESGEPETPTSDARNIGLDEDIPDDEPVEELPRPPGRKSRAKKPESSSMSMGTDMSHAFSEINKRLQDIHELGNKRLEENEKVTEIMRDRQWAHDFDFYSKPHDHLTGKALKMALAQKERIEKKI, encoded by the exons ATGGGATGGGGTCGTCTCAAGCGTTTGGGTCGGCTCAAGCGTTCGGCTCCCCACTACACGAACCCGATGTTGttccggagacgcaacccgaggTACCGGATACGCAACCGGAGAcgcaaaaaggaaaaggaaaggcAAAACGGGCACATAAAAAGAAAGTTGAAACCAACACCCGAACGAAAAAAAAATGTGCAAACGTGGGAGCCCGAAGAGGAGTATGCGTTAACCCGCGCTTTCATCGATGTTTCGGAGGACCCGGTCATag caaacaatcaaagtaaaaCCGTATTTTGGAACCGAATACGAGAACTCTTTTTCGAGCTCATGGGTAGGGGAGAATACCGCCTACCGGACTCTATATCGGGGAAGTGGACCGATATAAACAAGAGgtgcacaaactttcaaaccgtgTACCAACGCTTGTATTCCGGATGGAAAAGTGGAAGTAGCGATGAAGACATTACGCAAGAGGCATTGGTCGAGTATACGGAGGCTAATGGCCATTTCCCGTACATGAAGTGTTGGCAAATCCTTCGCCATAGCCCCAAATGGGCCGTCGTAACTACTCCTAGTGGTCGTTCGGGAAATACACGGCCATCAAAGAGGTCCAAAACAAACGAGTCCGGTGAACCCGAAACGCCAACCTCCGACGCTCGAAACATCGGCTTGGACGAGGATATTCCGGATGACGAGCCGGTGGAGGAGCTACCAAGACCGCCCGGAAGAAAAAGCCGGGCGAAAAAACCCGAGTCCTCGTCGATGTCTATGGGAACGGATATGAGTCACGCATTTTCGGAGATAAACAAGCGGCTTCAAGACATACACGAACTCGGTAACAAACGTTTGGAGGAGAACGAAAAAGTTACGGAGATTATGCGGGATCGACAATGGGCTCACGACTTTGACTTCTACTCCAAACCGCATGACCACTTAACGGGAAAAGCTTTGAAAATGGCGTTGGCTCAAAAGGAGcggattgaaaaaaaaatataa